The Actinomadura sp. WMMB 499 genome includes a window with the following:
- a CDS encoding NAD(P)/FAD-dependent oxidoreductase produces the protein MDTAADAVVIGGGAAGLSAGVVLARARFAVTVVDGGAPRNGPAAHMHGYLSRDGMAPRDFLGTGRDELARFGGTLVPGSVIGTGRAPGGTFELRLDDGRVLRARSVLVATGLTDELPDIPGLSERWASEVHHCPHCHGYEVRGRTIAVLGSAAMAAASRHIAALLRRYSDAVTYCVNGTDVGTAERRRLEAYGVRLVDGRVARIGTGAGPDPVVIDLDDGGSVACEAIFVAPRPVPHDSVLSMLGAARDPASGFVAVDPQGATDVPGLWAAGNVVSPRAQIVSAAGAGSAAAIGMTSWLLERELTAAARATGAGR, from the coding sequence ATGGACACAGCAGCGGACGCCGTCGTCATCGGCGGCGGCGCGGCGGGCCTGTCGGCCGGGGTCGTGCTCGCGCGGGCACGGTTCGCGGTCACGGTCGTCGACGGCGGGGCGCCCCGGAACGGGCCGGCCGCCCACATGCACGGCTACCTGTCGCGGGACGGCATGGCGCCGCGCGACTTCCTCGGGACGGGACGGGACGAGCTCGCCCGCTTCGGCGGGACGCTCGTGCCGGGATCGGTGATCGGCACGGGACGGGCACCCGGTGGGACGTTCGAGCTGCGGCTCGACGACGGCCGCGTGCTGCGGGCCCGGTCGGTGCTGGTGGCGACCGGGCTGACCGACGAACTGCCCGACATTCCGGGCCTGTCCGAGCGGTGGGCGTCCGAGGTGCACCACTGCCCCCACTGCCACGGCTACGAGGTGCGGGGACGGACGATCGCGGTGCTGGGCAGCGCGGCGATGGCGGCGGCGTCGCGGCACATCGCCGCGCTGCTGCGCCGCTACAGCGACGCGGTCACGTACTGCGTGAACGGGACGGACGTCGGCACCGCCGAGCGGCGGCGGCTCGAGGCGTACGGGGTGCGCCTGGTGGACGGCCGAGTGGCGCGGATCGGGACGGGCGCGGGCCCGGACCCGGTCGTGATCGACCTCGATGACGGCGGGTCCGTCGCGTGCGAGGCGATCTTCGTCGCGCCGCGCCCGGTGCCCCACGACTCCGTCCTGTCCATGCTCGGCGCGGCCCGGGACCCTGCGAGCGGGTTCGTCGCCGTCGACCCGCAGGGGGCCACGGACGTCCCGGGGCTCTGGGCGGCCGGGAACGTGGTGAGCCCGCGGGCGCAGATCGTGTCCGCGGCGGGCGCGGGGTCGGCGGCCGCGATCGGCATGACGTCCTGGCTGCTGGAGCGGGAGCTGACGGCCGCGGCGCGCGCCACGGGTGCGGGCCGATGA
- a CDS encoding helix-turn-helix domain-containing protein, whose translation MDDQPSVDAVIEQIAPRLRRAREKKGLSLADLSRATGISTSTLSRLESAQRKPSLELLLPITAALGVPFDEIVAAPRILDPRVPQEPTRRDGRVLIPLSRQQGEPRAYKMTIPGHDEQPHLRTHAGHEWLYVLRGRLRVTLGDHDFLMGPGEAAEFDCQIPHWFGAAGRGSVELLSLFGKQGERIHLRTRPASRTSRDPL comes from the coding sequence ATGGACGACCAGCCGAGCGTCGACGCCGTGATCGAGCAGATCGCCCCCCGCCTGCGGCGCGCCCGCGAGAAGAAGGGCCTCAGCCTGGCGGACCTCTCCCGCGCCACCGGCATCTCGACCAGCACGCTCTCCCGGCTGGAGTCGGCCCAGCGCAAACCGAGCCTCGAACTCCTCCTGCCGATCACCGCGGCGCTCGGTGTCCCCTTCGACGAGATCGTCGCCGCGCCCCGGATCCTCGACCCGCGCGTCCCGCAGGAACCCACCAGGCGGGACGGCCGGGTCCTGATCCCGCTGTCCCGGCAGCAGGGCGAGCCGCGCGCGTACAAGATGACGATCCCGGGGCACGACGAGCAGCCCCACCTGCGGACCCACGCGGGCCACGAATGGCTCTACGTCCTGCGGGGCCGCCTCCGCGTCACGCTCGGCGACCACGACTTCCTCATGGGCCCCGGCGAGGCCGCCGAGTTCGACTGCCAGATCCCGCACTGGTTCGGCGCCGCCGGGCGCGGCAGCGTCGAACTGCTCAGCCTCTTCGGGAAGCAGGGCGAGCGCATCCACCTCCGCACCCGTCCGGCATCCCGGACTTCGCGGGATCCGCTGTAG
- a CDS encoding DUF3592 domain-containing protein, whose amino-acid sequence MDESSFLLLIGICLLLIGIVLLARVRLFRARAVRVPGRIAKLDYIPVENGASIWEATVEFVTEDGRQITTKGGDIGTRRLREGSKVKVLYHPRKPTVAYVEGTSMRGGWVGGVLICFGACFALVYVLFLLFVQ is encoded by the coding sequence GTGGACGAGTCGTCATTCCTGCTGCTCATCGGCATCTGCCTCCTCCTGATCGGGATCGTGCTGCTGGCCCGGGTCCGGCTGTTCCGGGCCCGCGCGGTGCGCGTCCCCGGCCGGATCGCCAAGCTCGACTACATCCCCGTGGAGAACGGGGCCAGCATCTGGGAAGCGACCGTCGAGTTCGTCACCGAGGACGGACGGCAGATCACGACCAAGGGCGGCGACATCGGCACACGGCGTCTGCGCGAGGGAAGCAAGGTCAAAGTCCTCTACCACCCCAGGAAGCCCACGGTGGCCTACGTCGAAGGCACGTCCATGCGCGGTGGCTGGGTCGGCGGAGTCTTGATCTGCTTCGGGGCCTGCTTCGCGCTCGTCTACGTCCTGTTCCTGCTGTTCGTCCAGTAG
- a CDS encoding DUF397 domain-containing protein, giving the protein MITHWRKSSHTGGANDEQCVELGRLVQGIGVRDSKAPDAGHLGLTSAAFAALLDEIKRRSP; this is encoded by the coding sequence ATGATCACTCACTGGCGCAAAAGCAGCCACACCGGCGGAGCGAACGACGAGCAGTGCGTTGAACTGGGACGGCTCGTGCAGGGCATCGGCGTCCGGGACTCCAAGGCCCCGGACGCCGGGCACCTCGGGCTGACGTCCGCCGCGTTCGCCGCCCTCCTGGACGAGATCAAGCGCCGGTCGCCGTGA
- a CDS encoding DUF397 domain-containing protein, with the protein MITRWRKSSQSGGVEDKQCVELGQLVQGIGVRDSKNPHAGHITLTATEFAGLVNAIRQAPQQQP; encoded by the coding sequence GTGATCACCCGTTGGCGCAAGAGCAGCCAAAGCGGTGGAGTGGAAGACAAGCAGTGCGTTGAGCTGGGTCAACTTGTACAGGGCATCGGCGTGCGCGACTCGAAGAACCCGCACGCCGGCCACATCACCCTCACCGCGACCGAGTTCGCGGGGCTCGTCAACGCCATCAGGCAAGCCCCACAACAACAGCCATGA
- a CDS encoding DUF397 domain-containing protein, which produces MIIRWRKSSHSGGADDEHCVELGRLARGIGVRDSKAPDAGHLTLTPSAFSTLVQRIKRLPQEQP; this is translated from the coding sequence ATGATCATACGGTGGCGCAAGTCTTCCCACAGCGGTGGAGCCGACGATGAGCACTGCGTTGAACTAGGACGACTTGCGCGGGGCATCGGCGTCCGGGACTCCAAAGCCCCGGATGCAGGGCACCTCACCCTCACGCCTAGCGCGTTCTCCACGCTGGTCCAGCGGATCAAACGACTCCCCCAGGAGCAGCCGTGA
- a CDS encoding helix-turn-helix transcriptional regulator, which yields MPTVREPLEPKLSMWHFLAFYLRFLRERGGLSLTQTGKIIGVARSSVCNMESGRQRPQDYQMAKLDEAYGTGQLLQLLLWFARMMHDPDWGRQLVKYEEEAHLIKVYHGQVIPLALQTDAYTWSYVQAGSPKDFDASMARRVARKRLFFERGTEVELWAVIDESVLARVVGGRDVMREQLHHMHSMANLPQVSIRVVPFDSGAHLGVDGSLQVLSLDSRDIAFSGAQNGGRLIETPGEVRELSVKFDRIGAAAASLDTSREIIRQYLERHS from the coding sequence ATGCCCACCGTCCGCGAACCCCTCGAACCCAAGCTGTCCATGTGGCATTTCCTGGCCTTCTACCTGCGGTTTCTTCGCGAGAGGGGAGGGCTGTCCCTCACCCAGACAGGAAAGATCATCGGCGTCGCACGATCATCAGTTTGCAACATGGAATCAGGGCGCCAGCGCCCACAGGACTACCAGATGGCCAAGCTGGACGAGGCGTACGGCACTGGGCAACTCTTGCAACTATTGCTCTGGTTTGCCCGCATGATGCATGACCCAGACTGGGGCCGCCAACTTGTTAAGTACGAGGAGGAGGCGCACCTGATCAAGGTCTACCACGGCCAGGTGATCCCGCTCGCACTCCAGACGGATGCATATACGTGGTCCTACGTGCAGGCTGGGTCGCCGAAAGACTTCGATGCGTCGATGGCCAGACGAGTCGCCCGCAAGAGACTTTTCTTCGAGCGGGGCACCGAGGTCGAGTTGTGGGCCGTGATCGACGAGAGTGTGCTCGCTCGAGTGGTCGGTGGGCGTGACGTGATGAGGGAGCAACTACACCACATGCACAGCATGGCGAACCTTCCGCAGGTGAGCATCCGTGTCGTCCCCTTCGACTCGGGTGCACACCTCGGTGTCGACGGCTCGCTCCAAGTCCTCAGCTTGGACAGCCGAGACATCGCCTTCTCTGGCGCCCAGAACGGTGGGCGCTTGATCGAAACGCCTGGCGAGGTACGGGAATTGTCGGTTAAGTTCGATCGCATCGGCGCAGCAGCTGCGTCCCTGGACACCTCTCGCGAGATCATCCGGCAATACTTGGAGCGGCATTCATGA
- a CDS encoding ATP-binding protein — MSITATGDLIIPLLGTSTAVGLARTLAGARLNNWGCFHISDDALLIVSELVTNAARETPHEEIRFQFSRDACGIIIGVWDSSPEVPRRPEPVFELTFDDLDSSSEAAFDDSGGRGLAIVQTLAAGCGVTKDPNGGKWVWARVRP, encoded by the coding sequence ATGTCGATCACTGCGACGGGAGACCTGATCATTCCCCTCTTGGGGACGTCGACGGCCGTGGGACTCGCGCGGACGTTGGCGGGCGCGCGGTTGAACAATTGGGGCTGTTTTCACATTTCGGACGATGCACTTCTGATCGTCTCGGAACTCGTCACGAACGCGGCCCGGGAAACGCCGCACGAGGAGATCCGGTTCCAGTTCAGCCGGGACGCCTGCGGGATCATCATCGGCGTCTGGGACTCCAGCCCCGAGGTCCCGCGACGGCCGGAACCGGTCTTCGAGTTGACGTTCGACGACCTCGACTCGTCATCCGAGGCGGCGTTCGACGACAGCGGTGGCCGAGGGTTGGCGATCGTCCAGACGCTCGCCGCCGGGTGCGGCGTCACGAAGGACCCGAACGGGGGCAAATGGGTATGGGCGCGCGTGCGTCCCTGA
- a CDS encoding nuclear transport factor 2 family protein — protein sequence MDELSKLIDRMEIVELADRFMVSLDEWNFDDEWVRRFHTPDFTMESPVGDVVGLDGLAESTRVAMERYERTQHLASNHIVDLDGDRAVVRWNALMVHVHLSSTAAARGEEPGVHFDVGGRFDAEAVRTADGWRFRRMDVLPVWFNGRPPIGMEA from the coding sequence ATGGATGAACTGAGCAAGCTGATCGACCGGATGGAGATCGTCGAGCTGGCCGACAGGTTCATGGTGAGCCTGGACGAATGGAACTTCGACGACGAGTGGGTGCGCCGGTTCCACACGCCCGACTTCACGATGGAATCCCCGGTGGGCGACGTCGTCGGGCTGGACGGCCTGGCGGAATCGACGCGGGTCGCCATGGAGCGGTACGAGCGGACCCAGCATCTCGCGTCCAACCACATCGTGGACCTCGATGGGGATCGGGCGGTGGTGCGGTGGAACGCGCTCATGGTGCACGTCCACCTCTCGTCAACGGCGGCGGCTCGGGGGGAGGAGCCCGGTGTGCACTTCGACGTCGGCGGCCGCTTCGACGCGGAGGCGGTGCGGACGGCCGACGGCTGGCGGTTCCGGCGCATGGACGTCCTGCCGGTCTGGTTCAACGGGCGGCCACCGATCGGTATGGAGGCATGA
- a CDS encoding DUF6069 family protein — MTVQASRGGTVGLGGRRRARALAVVGATAAALVVWTIGEPVLGHDLVVRPEGQEPQDVGAAAFGIFALLPSLLGWAVLAGLERVTAHAARIWTAGALALLAASFLPLAGVQATGGAKVVLALAHAAVGAALIPVLWRTAKARD; from the coding sequence ATGACGGTGCAAGCGAGCAGGGGCGGGACGGTCGGCCTGGGGGGACGGCGGCGGGCACGGGCGCTGGCCGTGGTGGGGGCGACCGCGGCCGCTCTCGTGGTGTGGACGATCGGGGAACCGGTGCTGGGGCACGACCTGGTCGTCCGGCCGGAGGGGCAGGAGCCGCAGGACGTGGGGGCGGCCGCCTTCGGGATCTTCGCGCTGCTGCCGTCGCTGCTGGGCTGGGCTGTGCTCGCCGGGCTGGAGCGCGTGACCGCGCACGCGGCCCGGATCTGGACGGCCGGTGCGCTTGCGCTGCTCGCGGCGTCGTTCCTGCCGCTCGCCGGCGTGCAGGCGACGGGCGGCGCCAAGGTGGTGCTCGCGCTCGCGCACGCGGCCGTCGGTGCCGCCCTCATCCCCGTCCTCTGGCGGACGGCCAAGGCCCGGGACTGA
- a CDS encoding MarR family winged helix-turn-helix transcriptional regulator has protein sequence MSTQADAGTDEVAVELSGLVFEVTGRLRAQFNAAAAELDLPPAQALVLVNLSAPAPMRHLADWLSCEPSNVTGIVDGLERRGLVTRRPAAGDRRVKHVVLTETGERRRDRLRSSSQALASTLFALPGSDQRHLRDLLARVLGRPPAEADTATT, from the coding sequence ATGAGCACCCAAGCCGACGCCGGAACAGACGAGGTCGCGGTCGAACTGAGTGGCCTGGTCTTCGAGGTCACCGGGCGGCTGCGTGCCCAGTTCAACGCTGCCGCGGCGGAACTCGACCTTCCCCCTGCCCAGGCACTCGTCCTGGTGAACCTGTCCGCCCCCGCCCCGATGCGTCACTTGGCCGACTGGCTGTCCTGCGAGCCGTCCAACGTCACCGGAATCGTCGACGGCCTGGAACGCCGCGGCCTGGTGACCCGCCGGCCCGCCGCAGGGGACCGCCGCGTCAAGCACGTCGTCCTGACCGAAACGGGCGAGCGCCGCCGCGACCGGTTGCGCTCCAGCAGTCAGGCGCTGGCCAGTACCCTCTTCGCACTTCCCGGCTCCGACCAGCGACACCTGCGCGATCTCCTGGCGCGCGTGCTGGGCCGTCCTCCGGCGGAAGCCGACACGGCCACCACCTGA
- a CDS encoding DUF6069 family protein has product MTLHAGKGRTDGLGRRRRARALAVVGATAAALVVWAIGEPVLGHDMVVQAEGQEPQDLGGAAIGVFALLPSLLGWAVLAGLERLTAHAVRIWTAGALTLLAASFLPFIGVEATGGSKTVLALTHVAVGAVLIPVFWWTATARRANPGGDR; this is encoded by the coding sequence ATGACGTTGCACGCGGGCAAGGGCAGGACGGACGGCCTCGGAAGACGGCGACGCGCGCGGGCGCTGGCCGTGGTGGGGGCGACCGCGGCCGCTCTCGTGGTCTGGGCGATCGGCGAGCCGGTGCTGGGCCACGACATGGTCGTCCAGGCGGAGGGGCAGGAACCACAGGATCTGGGCGGCGCCGCGATCGGAGTCTTCGCGCTGCTGCCGTCGCTGCTGGGCTGGGCGGTCCTCGCCGGGCTGGAGCGCCTGACGGCGCACGCGGTGCGGATCTGGACGGCGGGTGCCCTGACGCTGCTCGCGGCGTCGTTCCTGCCGTTCATCGGCGTGGAGGCGACCGGCGGCAGCAAGACGGTGCTCGCACTCACCCACGTGGCCGTGGGGGCCGTCCTCATTCCGGTCTTCTGGTGGACGGCCACAGCCCGTCGGGCGAACCCGGGGGGCGACCGATGA
- a CDS encoding nitroreductase family deazaflavin-dependent oxidoreductase has product MTASGEEISDSPTPWVADHIRAYLDTDGEQGHLYQGMPTLLLTTRGRRSGKLRRTALIYGRDRDRYLLVASNAGAAHHPAWFLNLTADPHVTVQVGADTFTARARTATPQEKPSLWRRMTAIFPLYDTYQDGAERDIPLVILDDHRRAPVR; this is encoded by the coding sequence ATGACGGCGTCCGGCGAAGAGATCTCCGACAGTCCCACGCCGTGGGTCGCCGATCACATCCGCGCCTACCTCGACACCGACGGCGAGCAGGGCCACCTTTATCAGGGCATGCCGACGCTGCTGCTCACCACGCGCGGTCGCAGGTCCGGCAAACTGCGGCGCACCGCACTGATCTACGGGCGCGACCGGGACCGCTACCTGCTGGTGGCGTCCAACGCCGGAGCCGCCCATCACCCCGCCTGGTTTCTCAACCTGACCGCCGATCCGCACGTGACGGTCCAGGTCGGAGCCGACACCTTCACCGCCCGGGCCCGCACCGCCACCCCGCAGGAGAAGCCGTCGCTCTGGCGGCGGATGACTGCGATCTTTCCCCTGTACGACACCTACCAGGACGGGGCCGAGCGCGATATCCCGCTCGTGATTCTCGACGACCACCGGCGCGCACCGGTCCGCTGA
- a CDS encoding RidA family protein has translation MSHDIINPATLHDPTGFGYSHVARTPGGLVFIAGQYASDPQGNVTSDDFAEQVDRSLANLGTALAAADLGYADVVQLRTHIVDHDTDKLAVLSTRIERIWGTRPPTQTLTGVAALALPGMLFEVDAIAVASRP, from the coding sequence ATGTCGCACGACATCATCAACCCGGCCACCCTGCACGACCCGACCGGCTTCGGCTACAGCCACGTCGCCCGCACCCCGGGCGGCCTGGTGTTCATCGCCGGACAGTACGCGTCCGACCCGCAGGGGAACGTCACCTCGGACGACTTCGCCGAGCAGGTCGACCGCTCCCTGGCCAACCTGGGCACCGCCCTGGCCGCCGCGGACCTCGGCTACGCCGACGTCGTGCAGCTCCGCACCCACATCGTCGACCACGACACCGACAAGCTCGCCGTCCTCTCGACCCGGATCGAGCGCATCTGGGGGACCCGGCCGCCCACGCAGACCCTCACCGGCGTGGCCGCGCTCGCACTCCCGGGCATGCTCTTCGAGGTCGACGCCATCGCCGTCGCGTCCCGTCCATGA
- a CDS encoding MFS transporter produces the protein MTSELLPVGLLSPIGSDLDVSTGTAGLMLTVPGLVAAAAGPVVAVTAARVDRRVLLAALVGVMAVANLVCAVAPHYAVLLVARVAIGVGVGGFWAVAGGLAVRLVPAEDVPRATAIVLGGVSAASVAGVPAGTLIGELGGWRAAFAAVGVLGLVALAGLLALVPPLPSRGPIAFSELPRLLRRNTGVRIGVLATFLLVTGHFTAYTFVRPILDEVGGVDETLIGALLMAYGVAGIVGNFVAGTRIAAHLRGTLMALCAGLAAATALLAVLRPGPAAASVLLIAWGLAYGGVSVSLQTWMLKAAPTASEAASSLLVAAFNLSIALGALIGGATIDRTTTTGVLWAAGLLALLAAAAVGASPKTRTN, from the coding sequence ATGACCTCGGAGCTCCTGCCGGTGGGCCTGCTGTCCCCGATCGGCTCCGACCTGGACGTGTCCACCGGAACGGCCGGCCTGATGCTGACCGTCCCCGGCCTGGTCGCCGCCGCCGCGGGGCCGGTCGTCGCCGTCACCGCCGCCCGCGTGGACCGGCGGGTGCTGCTGGCCGCGCTGGTCGGTGTCATGGCCGTCGCCAACCTGGTCTGCGCGGTCGCTCCGCACTACGCCGTCCTGCTGGTGGCGCGGGTGGCCATCGGCGTGGGCGTCGGCGGGTTCTGGGCCGTCGCGGGCGGGCTGGCGGTCCGGCTGGTTCCCGCCGAGGACGTTCCGCGCGCCACGGCGATCGTGTTGGGCGGCGTCTCCGCCGCCTCCGTCGCCGGCGTCCCGGCCGGGACGCTGATCGGCGAGCTCGGCGGCTGGCGCGCCGCGTTCGCCGCCGTCGGGGTCCTCGGGCTCGTCGCGCTGGCGGGCCTGCTCGCCCTCGTGCCGCCGCTGCCCTCCCGGGGCCCCATCGCCTTCTCGGAGCTGCCGCGCCTGCTGCGGCGCAACACCGGGGTGCGGATCGGCGTGCTCGCCACCTTCCTGCTGGTGACCGGCCACTTCACCGCCTACACCTTCGTCCGCCCGATCCTGGACGAGGTCGGCGGGGTGGACGAGACGCTCATCGGCGCACTGCTGATGGCCTACGGCGTCGCCGGGATCGTGGGCAACTTCGTGGCCGGAACGCGGATCGCGGCGCACCTGCGCGGAACTCTCATGGCGCTGTGCGCCGGGCTGGCGGCCGCGACGGCCCTGCTCGCCGTGCTCCGCCCCGGCCCCGCCGCCGCGTCCGTCCTGCTGATCGCCTGGGGGCTCGCCTACGGCGGGGTGTCGGTGAGCCTGCAGACGTGGATGCTGAAGGCGGCGCCCACAGCGAGCGAAGCGGCGTCCTCGCTGCTCGTCGCCGCGTTCAACCTGTCCATCGCGCTGGGCGCCCTCATCGGCGGTGCCACGATCGACCGCACCACGACCACCGGCGTCCTCTGGGCCGCCGGTCTCCTCGCGCTGCTGGCCGCCGCGGCCGTCGGCGCGTCCCCAAAAACCCGCACGAACTGA